One region of Acidovorax sp. T1 genomic DNA includes:
- a CDS encoding propionate--CoA ligase encodes MPNYADFYRQSIDQRDAFWAEQAQLIDWKTPPQQICDYSNPPFAKWFVGGTTNLCHNAIDRHLKDRASQPALVAISTETDTERSYSFAELHAEVQRMAAVLQSLGVKKGDSVLIYMPMIAEAAFAMLACVRIGALHSVVFGGFASGSLASRIEDAEPVAIVSADAGSRGGKSVPYKPLLDEAIVLSKHKPAAVLMVDRGLAPMAMRAGRDHDWSALRARHLNATVPCEWVESTHPSYTLYTSGTTGKPKGVQRDTGGYTVALAASMKHIFDAKAGDEVFTAGPPQGENAAPPGGSDPRERRSVGVFFATSDIGWVVGHSYIIYGPLIAGMTTIMYEGLPTRPDAGVWWSIVEKYQVTHMFSAPTAVRVLKKQDASWLKKYNVSTLKALWLAGEPLDEPTAQWISDALQVPIIDNYWQTETGWPILTLANGVEQQTTRFGSPGKAMYGYHVKLIDESNGEELTVPNQKGVVAIEGPLPPGCMQTVWRDDDRFVNTYWKSIPGRLIYSTFDWGIRDADGYHFILGRTDDVINVAGHRLGTREIEESISSHPNIAEVAVVGVADSLKGQVAMAFAVPRDASGLTDDAARLKLEGEVMKQVDSQLGAVARPSRVYFVTVLPKTRSGKLLRRALQAVAERRDPGDLTTMDDPAALQQVKDLVGP; translated from the coding sequence ATGCCCAATTACGCCGACTTTTATCGCCAGTCCATCGACCAACGCGACGCCTTCTGGGCCGAGCAGGCCCAGCTGATTGACTGGAAAACGCCACCCCAGCAGATCTGCGACTACAGCAATCCGCCGTTTGCGAAGTGGTTTGTCGGCGGCACCACCAACCTGTGCCACAACGCGATCGACCGCCACCTGAAAGACCGCGCCAGCCAGCCGGCGCTGGTCGCTATCTCCACCGAAACCGACACCGAGCGCAGCTACAGCTTTGCCGAGCTGCACGCCGAAGTGCAGCGCATGGCCGCCGTGCTGCAAAGCCTGGGGGTGAAGAAGGGCGACAGCGTGCTCATCTACATGCCCATGATCGCCGAGGCCGCCTTTGCCATGCTGGCCTGTGTGCGCATTGGCGCGCTGCATTCGGTGGTGTTTGGCGGCTTTGCCTCGGGCTCGCTGGCCTCGCGCATCGAGGATGCCGAGCCCGTGGCCATCGTCAGCGCCGATGCTGGCTCGCGTGGCGGCAAAAGCGTGCCCTACAAGCCGCTGCTGGATGAAGCAATTGTGCTGTCCAAACACAAGCCGGCCGCCGTGCTCATGGTGGACCGGGGCCTGGCGCCCATGGCCATGCGCGCCGGCCGCGACCACGACTGGTCCGCGCTGCGCGCCCGGCACCTGAACGCCACCGTGCCCTGCGAATGGGTCGAATCCACGCACCCCAGCTACACGCTCTACACCAGCGGCACCACCGGCAAACCCAAGGGCGTGCAGCGCGACACGGGGGGCTACACCGTGGCGCTGGCCGCCAGCATGAAGCACATCTTCGATGCCAAGGCGGGCGATGAGGTTTTCACCGCCGGGCCGCCCCAAGGTGAAAACGCGGCCCCCCCGGGGGGCAGCGACCCGCGCGAGCGGCGGAGCGTGGGGGTCTTTTTTGCCACCAGCGACATCGGCTGGGTGGTGGGGCACAGCTACATCATCTATGGCCCGCTGATCGCCGGCATGACCACCATCATGTACGAAGGCCTGCCCACGCGGCCCGACGCGGGCGTGTGGTGGAGCATTGTCGAGAAATACCAGGTCACGCACATGTTCTCGGCGCCCACGGCGGTGCGGGTGCTCAAAAAGCAGGACGCCAGCTGGCTCAAGAAGTACAACGTTTCCACCCTCAAGGCGCTGTGGCTGGCCGGCGAGCCGCTCGATGAACCCACCGCGCAGTGGATCAGCGACGCCCTGCAGGTGCCCATCATCGACAACTACTGGCAGACCGAGACCGGCTGGCCCATCCTCACGCTGGCCAACGGCGTGGAGCAGCAGACCACGCGCTTTGGCAGCCCTGGCAAGGCCATGTATGGCTACCACGTCAAGCTGATCGATGAGAGCAACGGCGAAGAACTGACGGTACCCAACCAAAAGGGCGTGGTGGCCATCGAAGGGCCGCTGCCCCCCGGCTGCATGCAAACCGTGTGGCGCGACGACGACCGCTTTGTCAACACCTACTGGAAGAGCATTCCCGGCCGCCTGATCTACAGCACGTTTGACTGGGGCATTCGCGATGCCGACGGCTACCACTTCATCCTGGGCCGCACCGACGACGTGATCAACGTGGCCGGCCACCGCCTGGGCACCCGCGAGATCGAGGAGTCCATCTCGTCGCACCCCAACATCGCCGAGGTGGCCGTGGTGGGCGTGGCCGACAGCTTGAAGGGCCAGGTGGCCATGGCCTTTGCCGTGCCGCGCGATGCCTCGGGCCTGACCGACGACGCCGCGCGCCTGAAGCTCGAAGGCGAGGTGATGAAGCAGGTGGACAGCCAGCTCGGCGCCGTGGCCCGGCCCTCGCGCGTGTACTTTGTGACCGTGCTGCCCAAGACACGCAGCGGCAAGCTGCTGCGCCGCGCCCTGCAGGCCGTGGCCGAGCGCCGCGATCCGGGCGATCTGACCACCATGGACGACCCGGCCGCGCTGCAGCAGGTCAAAGACCTGGTCGGCCCCTGA
- a CDS encoding isochorismatase family protein, with the protein MLLDASESQLVLVDYQERLMPAIFEGPAVLANALRLAKMAQLMDVPVWGTEQNPSRLGGNDAALRALCHNTLAKMHFSAAEEGLGEWLRPPAKPQQGGNARSLPKHLQKPAQQAPERGTIVIAGCEAHVCLLQTALDLIEDEFEVWVVTDACSSRTERNRDAAFDRLAGAGAELVTTEMVAFEWLRTCENPVFKDVLALVK; encoded by the coding sequence ATGCTGCTCGACGCCTCTGAATCCCAACTCGTTCTGGTGGACTACCAGGAACGCCTGATGCCCGCCATCTTTGAGGGCCCTGCCGTGCTGGCCAATGCGCTGCGTCTGGCCAAAATGGCCCAGCTCATGGACGTGCCCGTGTGGGGCACCGAGCAAAATCCCTCGCGCCTGGGGGGCAACGATGCCGCGCTGCGCGCCCTGTGCCACAACACCCTGGCCAAGATGCATTTCAGCGCCGCCGAAGAAGGCCTGGGTGAATGGCTGCGCCCGCCCGCCAAACCCCAGCAGGGCGGCAATGCCCGCAGCCTGCCCAAGCACCTGCAAAAGCCCGCCCAGCAGGCCCCCGAGCGCGGCACCATCGTGATTGCCGGCTGCGAAGCCCATGTATGCCTGCTGCAGACCGCGCTCGACTTGATTGAAGACGAGTTCGAGGTGTGGGTGGTGACCGACGCCTGCAGCTCGCGCACCGAACGCAACCGCGATGCCGCCTTCGACCGCCTGGCCGGAGCGGGGGCCGAACTGGTGACCACCGAGATGGTGGCGTTTGAATGGCTGCGCACCTGCGAAAACCCGGTGTTCAAGGACGTTCTGGCGCTGGTGAAATAG
- a CDS encoding ribose-phosphate diphosphokinase, with translation MQLAPPQACLLHFADETDAARRLGQAAQLPVKTIDRHRFPDGELKLRLPVDGAGRLPPHVVLLRSLHDPNEKLVELLLAARTARTLGARHITLVAPYMAYMRQDMAFTPGEVVSQQVVGGFLAGLVDAVITVDPHLHRVASLKEAIAVPQAVVLSGAEPLADLIAQRRPGALLVGPDGESAQWIAQAAARHGFDRAVCTKVRHGDRDVTIELPPINAQGRTVVLLDDMASTGRTLAQAARLLRAAGAASVDVAVTHALFAGDALQALHDAGVGEVWSTDCIPHASNAVPMAEPLAGALRSLLPA, from the coding sequence ATGCAGCTCGCTCCCCCGCAGGCCTGCCTGCTGCATTTTGCGGACGAGACCGATGCCGCCCGGCGCCTCGGGCAGGCCGCGCAGTTGCCCGTGAAGACGATCGACCGCCACCGTTTCCCCGATGGCGAGCTCAAGCTGCGGCTGCCGGTGGATGGGGCAGGGCGCCTGCCACCCCATGTGGTGCTGCTGCGCAGCCTGCACGATCCCAACGAAAAGCTGGTGGAGTTGCTGCTGGCGGCCCGCACCGCCCGCACCCTGGGTGCACGGCACATCACGCTGGTGGCGCCCTATATGGCTTACATGCGGCAGGACATGGCCTTCACGCCGGGCGAAGTGGTCAGCCAGCAGGTGGTCGGCGGGTTTCTGGCCGGGTTGGTCGATGCCGTCATCACGGTGGACCCGCACCTGCACCGCGTGGCGTCGCTGAAAGAGGCGATTGCCGTGCCGCAGGCCGTCGTGCTCAGCGGCGCCGAGCCGCTGGCCGACCTGATCGCGCAGCGGCGCCCGGGTGCCTTGCTAGTGGGGCCCGATGGCGAGTCGGCCCAGTGGATTGCCCAGGCGGCCGCACGCCATGGTTTTGACCGTGCCGTGTGCACTAAGGTGCGCCACGGCGACCGCGATGTGACCATCGAGTTGCCGCCGATCAACGCCCAGGGGCGCACCGTGGTGCTGCTCGACGACATGGCCAGCACCGGCCGCACGCTGGCCCAGGCGGCCCGGCTGCTGCGGGCGGCGGGCGCGGCGTCGGTGGACGTGGCCGTCACCCATGCGCTGTTTGCCGGCGATGCCTTGCAGGCCCTGCACGATGCCGGGGTGGGCGAGGTGTGGAGCACCGATTGCATTCCCCACGCCAGCAACGCCGTGCCCATGGCGGAACCCCTGGCGGGTGCGCTTCGTTCGCTGTTGCCTGCATGA
- a CDS encoding thymidine phosphorylase family protein — MHIETSEPQDIPAVPVSSQIPSQLALRRVAIDTWRENVAYLHRDCAVYRAEGFQALSKIEVRANGRHILATVNVVDDAAIVGCNELGLSEDAFAQLDVENGHTVSVTQAEPPESMGALFRKIAGERLTRADYAAIVRDIAGHHYSKIELTAFVVACNRDELDREEVFFLTDAMVASGRRLDWHEPLVVDKHCIGGIPGNRTTMLVVPIVAAHGMLCPKTSSRAITSPAGTADTMEVLANVELPFEQLADIVRDYRGCLAWGGTANLSPADDVLISVERPLSIDSPGQMVASILSKKVAAGATHLVLDIPIGPTAKVRSMPEAQRLRRLFEYVARRMGLSLDVVITDGRQPVGNGIGPVLEARDVMRVLQNDPDAPNDLRQKALRLAGRLIECDPDVRGGDGYAIARDILDSGRALRRMEDIINAQGSKGFDHLHPQLGPLTFEVCAPTSGTVVGIDNFQIARVARLAGAPKVQGAGVDLMHKLGATVAQGDVLYRVHAGYPADLEFARQASARDIGYRLGAADAVPQVFVEF, encoded by the coding sequence ATGCACATTGAGACCAGCGAACCGCAGGACATTCCCGCTGTACCCGTTTCGAGCCAGATCCCCTCGCAATTGGCGCTGCGCCGTGTAGCCATCGACACCTGGCGAGAAAACGTCGCCTACCTGCACCGAGATTGCGCGGTGTACCGGGCCGAGGGCTTTCAGGCGCTTTCCAAGATCGAGGTGCGCGCCAACGGGCGCCACATCCTGGCCACCGTGAATGTGGTGGACGACGCCGCCATCGTCGGGTGCAACGAACTGGGTCTGTCGGAAGACGCCTTTGCCCAGCTGGATGTGGAAAACGGCCACACCGTCTCGGTAACGCAGGCAGAGCCACCCGAATCCATGGGTGCGCTGTTTCGCAAAATTGCCGGCGAGCGCCTGACACGGGCGGACTACGCCGCTATCGTGCGCGACATTGCCGGCCACCACTATTCCAAGATCGAGCTGACGGCCTTTGTCGTGGCCTGCAACCGCGACGAGCTTGACCGCGAAGAAGTGTTCTTCCTGACCGACGCCATGGTGGCCAGCGGTCGACGGCTCGATTGGCACGAGCCGCTGGTGGTCGATAAACACTGCATCGGCGGCATTCCCGGCAACCGCACGACCATGCTGGTGGTGCCCATCGTGGCGGCGCACGGCATGCTGTGCCCCAAGACATCGTCGCGCGCCATCACCTCGCCGGCAGGCACGGCCGACACCATGGAGGTGCTGGCCAATGTGGAGCTGCCCTTCGAGCAGCTGGCCGACATCGTGCGCGACTACCGCGGCTGCCTCGCCTGGGGCGGCACGGCCAATCTGTCGCCCGCCGACGATGTGCTGATTTCGGTGGAGCGCCCGCTGTCGATCGACTCGCCCGGGCAGATGGTGGCCTCCATCCTGTCAAAAAAGGTGGCTGCCGGCGCCACCCATCTGGTGCTCGACATCCCCATCGGCCCCACGGCCAAGGTGCGTTCCATGCCCGAGGCCCAGCGCCTGCGCCGGTTGTTTGAATATGTGGCGCGGCGCATGGGCCTGTCGCTGGACGTGGTCATTACCGATGGCCGCCAGCCCGTGGGCAACGGCATTGGCCCGGTGCTGGAGGCGCGTGACGTGATGCGCGTGCTGCAAAACGACCCCGACGCGCCCAACGACCTGCGCCAAAAGGCCTTGCGACTGGCGGGTCGCCTGATCGAATGCGACCCCGACGTGCGCGGCGGTGACGGCTATGCCATTGCGCGTGACATTCTTGACTCGGGCCGGGCGCTCCGGCGCATGGAGGACATCATCAACGCGCAAGGCAGCAAGGGGTTCGATCACCTGCACCCGCAACTGGGACCGCTGACCTTCGAGGTCTGCGCACCCACCAGCGGCACGGTGGTGGGCATCGACAACTTCCAGATCGCCCGGGTGGCGCGGCTGGCCGGCGCGCCCAAGGTGCAGGGCGCGGGCGTGGACCTCATGCACAAGCTGGGCGCCACGGTGGCGCAGGGCGATGTGCTGTACCGCGTGCATGCCGGCTACCCCGCCGACCTCGAATTTGCCCGGCAGGCCAGTGCGCGCGATATTGGCTACCGCCTGGGTGCTGCCGACGCCGTGCCCCAGGTGTTTGTGGAGTTTTGA
- a CDS encoding C40 family peptidase, with protein sequence MSRWFIALLITCASAAQAAPSAASPEDIERFLAERRLITQLDEVRHSVADKAHVVADRTADLIGNAMGFIGVPYRRGGTSATTGFDCSGFVRAVYEKTVGMVLPRKADQQAASTEVIDKKELQPGDLVFFNTMRRAFSHVGIYVGDGKFIHSPRTGSEVRVEDMRLSYWQHRFDGARRVTVEAKTQP encoded by the coding sequence ATGTCCCGTTGGTTCATTGCCTTACTCATCACCTGCGCCTCTGCCGCCCAAGCTGCCCCTTCAGCGGCATCCCCCGAGGACATCGAGCGTTTTCTGGCCGAAAGAAGGTTGATTACCCAGCTCGATGAAGTGCGCCATTCCGTCGCAGACAAAGCCCATGTGGTCGCAGACCGTACCGCGGATCTGATCGGCAACGCCATGGGTTTCATCGGCGTGCCCTACCGCCGGGGCGGCACCAGTGCCACCACCGGGTTTGATTGCAGCGGCTTCGTGCGCGCTGTGTACGAAAAAACCGTGGGCATGGTCCTGCCCCGCAAGGCCGACCAGCAAGCCGCCAGCACAGAGGTCATTGACAAGAAAGAGCTGCAACCCGGCGATCTGGTGTTCTTCAACACCATGCGCCGCGCCTTCAGCCATGTCGGTATCTACGTGGGCGACGGCAAATTCATCCATTCACCGCGCACAGGCAGTGAGGTGCGGGTGGAAGACATGCGCCTGTCGTACTGGCAGCACCGCTTTGACGGTGCCCGCCGTGTGACGGTGGAAGCCAAGACCCAGCCCTGA
- a CDS encoding GlsB/YeaQ/YmgE family stress response membrane protein — MLSILGTLIVGLIVGFIARAIKPGDDKMGWIMTALLGVAGSFLASYVGAAMGWYTQGAPAGWIASVVGAVILLAIYSLVKSKT, encoded by the coding sequence ATGCTCTCAATCCTCGGAACCCTCATCGTCGGACTCATCGTTGGCTTCATTGCACGGGCAATCAAACCGGGCGACGACAAGATGGGCTGGATCATGACGGCTTTGCTCGGCGTGGCGGGCTCGTTTTTGGCGAGCTACGTGGGGGCTGCCATGGGCTGGTACACCCAAGGCGCACCGGCAGGATGGATCGCCTCGGTGGTCGGCGCCGTGATCTTGCTGGCAATTTACAGCCTGGTCAAAAGCAAGACCTGA
- a CDS encoding DEAD/DEAH box helicase yields MWLQALRSHADAATLKTLTPLSGAEAARVMALLREETPQAALPALAPEPTATPALAHGRFCPRITLMTLGRGDGLLGLQPQGKLGPRGDSVTLVRIDWTYRTDSGATWQTPAPASILNARPAPVQDLFDTGGPVVRMQRNLAAESDAMDRMWDLGLIPVDATKLQWRHRAAAATLGPVWTLAQEAHFGDFWAEQIPQLRAEGWSVVVHPGFAHESVPVQRWKLLIAPDTGELLGKEVDGPLAARERPVQKLMLPEREGAWLLSLGIEIDGQTLDLAPMLADLLRRDARWLNAQQMAAIDDIAIISLRAPGGKRIEAPAGPLKAIVGAMVDLLTDPTRNQRKDGDPLHLGAWEARRIEALRAGLVQAHRVGTVNGWNNDWQLQGDAGLAQLAQRLRTIGTPQPVAAPQGLQVQLRPYQLEGLAWLQYLRAQGLGGILADDMGLGKTAQALAHVLAEKEAGRLKRPALVVLPTSLLFNWQAEAARMAPGLRVLALHGADRGKRYLQVADHDLVLTTYPLLWRDVDALAAQPFHLLILDEAQMVKNAGSRSARALRKLQAPHLLCLTGTPLENHLGELWAQFDFLMPGFLGDVRSFNARWRKPIEENGETLRAQLLAQRVRPFILRRRKQDVATELPPRTETILRVQLQGKQRELYEAVRTTADKQVRRALERQGFEGSQIAILDALLKLRQVCCDPRLVKGTTKTAHAMERAKLELLADLLPALVDEGRRVLVFSQFTEMLALAAELLDTLALPYLTLTGQTPPRQRGAVVKSFQAQDETSAPILLASLKAGGLGLNLTAADTVIHLDPWWNPAVEEQATARAHRIGQDQPVFVYKLVVEGSIEERMLELQARKAALAQGVLGHDAEGAVKFSAADLHALLAPLTEPANNPLGIPGEDALRWGGTGKRRPRPLHAPEV; encoded by the coding sequence ATGTGGCTTCAGGCACTGCGCAGCCATGCCGATGCCGCCACCCTGAAAACGCTCACACCGCTGTCGGGCGCGGAAGCCGCCCGCGTCATGGCCTTGCTGCGCGAGGAAACGCCGCAAGCGGCGCTGCCTGCCCTTGCGCCAGAGCCCACCGCCACGCCCGCGCTGGCGCACGGGAGGTTCTGCCCCCGCATCACCCTCATGACCCTGGGCCGTGGCGATGGCCTGCTGGGCCTGCAACCGCAAGGTAAGCTGGGCCCGCGCGGCGACAGCGTGACGCTGGTGCGGATCGACTGGACCTACCGCACCGACAGTGGTGCCACCTGGCAGACGCCCGCCCCCGCCTCCATCCTCAACGCGCGCCCGGCCCCGGTGCAAGACCTGTTCGACACCGGCGGTCCCGTGGTGCGCATGCAGCGCAATCTGGCGGCTGAATCCGACGCCATGGACCGCATGTGGGACCTGGGCCTGATCCCCGTGGACGCCACCAAGCTGCAATGGCGCCACCGCGCTGCCGCCGCCACGCTGGGCCCCGTGTGGACGCTGGCGCAGGAGGCGCACTTTGGCGACTTCTGGGCCGAGCAGATCCCGCAGCTGCGCGCCGAGGGCTGGAGCGTGGTGGTGCACCCCGGCTTTGCGCACGAAAGCGTGCCCGTACAGCGCTGGAAGCTGCTGATCGCCCCCGACACCGGTGAGCTGCTGGGCAAGGAAGTAGATGGACCCTTGGCCGCACGCGAACGCCCCGTGCAAAAGCTCATGCTGCCCGAGCGCGAAGGCGCCTGGCTGCTGAGCCTGGGGATCGAGATCGACGGCCAGACGCTGGACCTGGCCCCCATGCTGGCCGACCTGCTGCGCCGCGACGCCCGCTGGCTCAACGCCCAGCAAATGGCCGCCATTGACGACATCGCCATCATTTCTCTGCGCGCCCCGGGCGGCAAACGCATCGAAGCACCCGCCGGCCCGCTCAAGGCCATCGTGGGCGCCATGGTGGATCTGCTGACCGACCCGACACGGAATCAGCGCAAAGACGGCGACCCGCTGCACCTGGGCGCCTGGGAAGCCCGTCGCATCGAGGCGCTGCGTGCCGGGCTGGTGCAGGCCCACCGCGTGGGCACGGTCAACGGCTGGAACAACGACTGGCAATTGCAGGGCGACGCGGGCCTGGCGCAGCTCGCCCAGCGCCTGCGCACCATCGGCACCCCGCAGCCGGTGGCTGCACCGCAGGGCCTGCAGGTGCAACTGCGCCCGTACCAGCTTGAAGGCCTGGCCTGGCTGCAATACCTGCGCGCCCAGGGTCTGGGCGGCATCCTGGCCGACGACATGGGGCTGGGCAAAACCGCGCAGGCCCTGGCCCATGTCCTGGCCGAGAAGGAGGCCGGGCGCCTGAAGCGCCCTGCCCTGGTGGTGCTGCCCACCTCGCTGCTCTTCAACTGGCAGGCCGAGGCCGCGCGCATGGCTCCCGGACTGCGCGTGCTCGCGCTGCATGGCGCAGACCGTGGCAAACGCTACCTGCAGGTGGCCGACCACGACCTGGTGCTGACCACCTACCCGCTGCTCTGGCGCGATGTGGACGCGCTGGCGGCCCAGCCGTTTCACCTGCTGATCCTGGACGAAGCCCAGATGGTGAAAAACGCCGGCAGCCGCAGCGCCCGCGCACTGCGCAAGCTGCAGGCGCCGCACCTGCTGTGCCTGACCGGCACGCCGCTCGAAAACCACCTGGGTGAGCTGTGGGCGCAGTTCGACTTTTTGATGCCCGGTTTTCTGGGCGATGTGCGCAGCTTCAACGCCCGCTGGCGCAAGCCCATCGAAGAAAACGGCGAAACCCTGCGCGCCCAGCTGCTGGCGCAGCGCGTGCGCCCCTTCATCCTGCGCCGCCGCAAACAGGACGTGGCCACCGAACTGCCGCCGCGCACCGAAACCATCTTGCGCGTGCAGTTGCAGGGCAAACAGCGCGAGTTGTACGAGGCCGTGCGCACCACCGCCGACAAGCAGGTGCGCCGCGCGCTGGAGCGGCAAGGCTTCGAAGGCTCGCAAATTGCCATCCTGGACGCCCTGCTCAAGCTGCGCCAAGTCTGCTGCGACCCCCGATTGGTGAAAGGAACCACGAAGACGGCCCACGCCATGGAGCGCGCCAAGCTGGAACTGCTGGCCGACCTGCTGCCCGCCCTGGTCGATGAAGGCCGCCGCGTGCTGGTGTTTTCGCAGTTCACCGAAATGCTGGCGCTGGCGGCCGAGTTGCTCGACACCCTGGCCCTGCCCTACCTCACGCTCACCGGCCAGACGCCGCCCCGCCAGCGCGGTGCAGTGGTCAAGAGTTTTCAGGCACAGGACGAAACCAGCGCCCCCATCCTGCTCGCCAGCCTCAAGGCCGGCGGTCTGGGCCTGAACCTCACCGCCGCCGACACCGTGATTCACCTCGACCCCTGGTGGAACCCCGCCGTGGAAGAACAGGCCACCGCCCGCGCCCACCGCATCGGGCAAGACCAACCAGTGTTTGTCTACAAGCTGGTGGTGGAAGGCAGCATCGAAGAGCGCATGCTGGAGCTGCAGGCCCGCAAGGCCGCGCTGGCCCAGGGCGTGCTGGGCCATGATGCCGAGGGCGCGGTGAAATTCAGCGCGGCCGACCTGCACGCGCTGCTGGCGCCGCTCACCGAACCGGCCAACAACCCGTTGGGCATTCCGGGCGAAGACGCGCTGCGCTGGGGCGGCACGGGCAAACGGCGGCCAAGGCCATTGCACGCCCCCGAGGTTTGA
- a CDS encoding class I SAM-dependent methyltransferase has translation MQALLDAIAAMPLPTDARRIFHGRGGRFPGCEQWTLDAYPPVFVLTSFLPAGDETEAQLAAIGAALAQRWEALAPGQPLNWVFQCRNEALRTQGRTETRLMAGSVPDPHVVTEHGAQFKVHVLRGQNHGLFLDMAAGRRWVHDYAAARRADRYGLKVLNLFAYTCAFSVVALQAGAKQVVNVDMSHGAIGIGQQNHQLNGIATGAAFLPHDIFSSWGKINRSGPYGLVIVDPPSYQKGSFVATKDYARLMRRLPDLLAPGGHALLCLNAPELGLAFLQDQMRELAPELRFVERVANPPVFADVDEGRALKVLVYQAPELPGQGG, from the coding sequence ATGCAAGCCCTCCTTGACGCCATAGCCGCCATGCCTTTGCCCACCGATGCAAGGCGCATTTTTCATGGCCGTGGCGGGCGCTTTCCTGGCTGCGAGCAGTGGACGCTCGATGCCTACCCGCCCGTTTTCGTGCTCACCAGTTTTTTGCCTGCAGGCGACGAGACAGAGGCGCAACTGGCCGCCATCGGCGCCGCACTGGCCCAGCGGTGGGAGGCCTTGGCGCCAGGGCAGCCACTGAACTGGGTGTTCCAGTGCCGCAACGAGGCGCTGCGCACCCAGGGCCGCACCGAAACGCGCTTGATGGCCGGCAGCGTGCCCGACCCGCATGTCGTGACAGAGCACGGCGCCCAGTTCAAGGTGCATGTGCTGCGCGGCCAGAACCACGGCCTGTTCCTGGACATGGCGGCGGGCCGCCGCTGGGTGCATGACTACGCTGCCGCGCGCCGCGCCGACCGTTATGGCCTGAAGGTGCTGAACCTGTTTGCCTACACCTGCGCGTTTTCGGTGGTGGCGCTGCAGGCGGGGGCCAAACAGGTGGTCAATGTGGACATGAGCCACGGCGCCATCGGCATCGGGCAGCAGAACCACCAGCTCAACGGCATTGCCACGGGTGCCGCCTTTTTGCCGCACGACATCTTCAGCAGCTGGGGCAAGATCAACCGCAGCGGCCCCTACGGCCTGGTCATTGTGGACCCGCCCAGCTACCAAAAGGGCAGCTTTGTCGCCACCAAGGACTACGCCCGCCTGATGCGCCGCCTGCCCGACCTGCTGGCGCCCGGCGGCCACGCACTGCTGTGCCTCAATGCGCCCGAGCTGGGCCTGGCCTTTTTGCAAGACCAGATGCGCGAGCTGGCGCCCGAACTGCGCTTTGTGGAGCGCGTGGCCAACCCGCCCGTGTTTGCCGATGTGGACGAGGGCAGGGCGCTGAAGGTGCTGGTGTACCAGGCGCCTGAGCTGCCCGGCCAGGGCGGGTGA